The following proteins are encoded in a genomic region of Tenebrio molitor chromosome 7, icTenMoli1.1, whole genome shotgun sequence:
- the sws gene encoding neuropathy target esterase sws isoform X4, whose protein sequence is MDVLNAVYNLNNGFQETIKSTWFGPIFQTFGSHETYQILPVFLVGLLATVISVTYFCIRKCHRKALFARQLKSEEAGTRFRKRDKALFYGRKMLRKVKNISGQVRNSGQGRKRKMVMKFAQRILQLKKETDTEQLKVLEPPVEYLQEEMLSDDRMPPDALYMLQSIRVFGHFEKPIFLKLCKHTEIINVDAGAYLFRIGDADENVYIVQSGKLNVFITSNDSTNLSLKIVKPGESVTSLLSFTDVLTGYTNPYKTVSAKAIEDSTVVKLPMAAFQEIFVEYPDIFIRVIQVIMVRLQRVTFTALHQYLGLSAELVKQGPKSKNSKNPLVTNSPMKKKREETKDSTFQSMENSSQPIPIPGHRRSKSSLESKSFSPNTPDMVADAEILNANVTPDLTNLQKKRHSVDNVDEDTLIEIAIEAFVKELGLDDDIMLKGKLEIREVAAGTYLMKEDSNKDVALVYVISGALIVSQKVTEGEEEVHMFTAYHDEFVGGLAVLTGEPSFFTIRAKHFTRIALLSKNDFYGMMKDHPTIALYVAHSVVQRLSPFVRQVDFALDWQFIESGRAVYRQDDESDSTYIVLSGRLRSVITHKNGKKELVAEYGKGDLIGVVEMVTHTKRSTTVIAVRDSELAKLPEGLFNAIKLKYPIVVTRLINLLGHRILGSWKKPSINVHASSSSAVDSRPSQMNFSTVAIVAASDDVPLTAFTYELYHCLCAIGPTKRLTSEIIRKILGPTIMDPNNEYRLTSWLAQQEDQHKISLYQCDLTVSAWTQRCIRQADCILIVGLGENHPTLGKVEKEVERLAMRTQKELVLLHREGGKPHNTVAWINMRSWVSSHHHIFSPNRMFSRKSLYRINELYSKVCQSEPNIHSDFSRLARWLTGKSVGLVLGGGGARGSAHVGMIKAIQEAGIPIDMVGGVSIGAFMGALWCRERNITTVTQKAREWSKKMTQWWRQILDLTYPMTSMFSGRDFNQTIKATFGDTYIEDLWLPYFTVTTDVTASCMRLHSHGSLWRYVRASMSLSGYMPPLCDPVDGHLLLDGGYTNNLPADVMRGLGANHILAIDVGSVDDQDLTNYGDDLSGWWLLWKRWNPFTEPVKVPNLPDIQSRLAYVSCVRQLEEVKNSDYCEYIRPPIDKYKTLQFGSFDEIREVGYQHGKSYFEGQLRAGNFPVFKTAPVTNKAESNHILSDYTFTDLAQMVCKVSRPFEDTSSSSSSDDEYEDGHDGYASEPTVCLMDNNMDKMLHMRRAGGSLSLSENEIESEVEFDVTHRKSEKELRFSSL, encoded by the exons ATGGATGTGCTAAATGCGGTATACAACTTAAACAATGGGTTTCAAGAAACAATCAAATCCACTTGGTTCGGACCCATCTTTCAAACTTTTGGATCGCACGAGACATACCAG ATACTGCCAGTTTTTCTGGTCGGACTTTTAGCCACGGTAATTTCGGTGACATATTTTTGCATACGAAAATGCCACCGAAAAG CTCTTTTCGCTCGACAACTCAAGTCAGAGGAGGCGGGCACACGGTTCAGGAAACGAGACAAAGCGTTGTTTTATGGGCGAAAGATGTTACGTAAAGTCAAAAATATCTCAGGTCAAGTCAGAAATTCCGGTCAAGGTAGAAAAAGAAAGATGGTTATGAAATTTGCCCAGCGGATTTTACAACTGAAGAAGGAAACAGATACAGAGCAGTTGAAG GTTCTGGAGCCGCCTGTTGAATACttgcaagaagaaatgttgAGTGATGATAGAATGCCCCCTGACGCACTTTATATGCTTCAGAGTATAAGAGTTTTTGGACATTTTGAGAAGCCTATTTTTTTGAAGCTCTGTAAACACACTGAAATAATCAACGTTGATGCGGGCGCGTATCTGTTTAGAAtag GTGATGCTGATGAGAATGTATACATTGTTCAAAGCGGTAAACTCAACGTTTTTATAACTTCCAACGACAGCACGAATCTGTctttaaaaatagtaaaaccAGGAGAATCCGTCACTTCCTTACTAAGTTTCACAGATGTTTTAACT GGTTACACGAATCCGTACAAAACCGTTTCCGCAAAAGCAATCGAAGACTCAACAGTGGTCAAGCTTCCGATGGCCGCATTCCaagaaatttttgttgaatatcCGGACATATTCATTCGCGTGATACAAGTGATCATGGTGCGTTTGCAGCGCGTCACGTTCACAGCTTTGCATCAGTATCTTGGCCTGAGCGCTGAACTAGTCAAACAGGGACCAAAGAGTAAAAACAGTAAGAATCCATTAGTTACCAATTCGCCTATGAAGAAGAAACGCGAAGAAACGAAAGACTCGACATTCCAATCGATGGAAAACTCGTCGCAACCGATACCGATCCCGGGACACAGAAGGAGCAAATCTAGTCTAGAATCAAAATCTTTTTCGCCGAACACACCCGACATGGTGGCCGACGCAGAAATATTGAACGCAAATGTG ACCCCGGATTTAACGAATTTGCAAAAGAAAAGACATTCGGTAGACAACGTTGACGAAGACACTCTGATCGAAATCGCGATCGAAGCGTTCGTCAAAGAGCTGGGATTGGATGATGACATAATGTTGAAaggaaaattggaaattaGAGAGGTTGCCGCGGGTACTTATCTGATGAAGGAAGATTCCAACAAG GATGTGGCGCTGGTCTACGTAATATCTGGCGCTCTGATCGTATCCCAGAAAGTCACAGAGGGCGAAGAAGAAGTCCACATGTTTACAGCCTACCACGACGAATTCGTCGGAGGTCTTGCTGTACTCACAGGAGAACCTAGCTTTTTCACCATCAGAGCCAAACACTTCACGAGAATCGCCCTGCTTTCGAAGAACGATTTTTACGG CATGATGAAAGACCACCCGACGATCGCTTTGTACGTTGCACATTCGGTGGTGCAAAGATTGTCTCCTTTCGTCCGACAAGTCGATTTTGCGCTGGATTGGCAGTTTATCGAATCGGGACGTGCAGTGTACAGACAAGACGACGAAAGTGACTCCACATACATCGTACTGTCGGGTCGTTTGAGGTCCGTTATTACTCATAAAAACGGGAAAAAAGAATTGGTCGCCGAGTACGGCAAGGGTGATTTGATCGGAGTG GTGGAGATGGTGACTCACACTAAAAGGAGTACGACAGTGATCGCCGTCAGAGATTCGGAGTTGGCAAAATTACCGGAAGGCCTGTTCAACGCGATCAAATTGAAATACCCTATTGTAGTCACAAGACTGATAAACTTGTTGGGACATCGAATTTTAG GTTCCTGGAAAAAACCCAGCATAAACGTACACGCTTCCAGCAGCTCAGCTGTGGACAGCCGACCCTCACAGATGAACTTTTCAACGGTGGCTATAGTCGCCGCCTCCGACGACGTACCGTTAACGGCCTTTACGTACGAATTGTATCATTGCTTATGTGCCATCG gACCCACGAAAAGACTGACTTCTGAGATAATACGTAAAATTTTGGGTCCGACGATAATGGACCCCAACAACGAATACCGATTGACATCGTGGTTGGCCCAGCAAGAAGACCAACACAAAATTTCCTTATATCAGTGCGACTTAACAGTGAGCGCTTGGACGCAGCGGTGCATCAGACAAGCTGATTGCATATTGATAGTGGGCCTAGGCGAGAACCATCCGACTTTGGGCAAAGTGGAGAAAGAAGTGGAGAGATTGGCGATGAGGACACAGAAGGAACTGGTTCTGTTGCACCGAGAAGGCGGCAAACCTCACAACACCGTTGCTTGGATCAACATGAGGAGTTGGGTGTCTTCGCATCACCACATCTTCAGTCCTAACCGTATGTTTTCGAGAAAGTCGCTGTACAGGATA AACGAGCTTTATTCTAAAGTGTGTCAGTCTGAACCCAACATCCATTCGGACTTTTCCCGGTTAGCGAGATGGTTAACGGGCAAATCAGTCGGCCTGGTTTTGGGTGGCGGTGGAGCTAGAGGTTCCGCACATGTGGGTATGATCAAGGCTATCCAAGAAGCTGGCATACCGATCGACATGGTGGGCGGAGTCAGCATAGGAGCGTTCATGGGAGCGCTTTGGTGCCGCGAAAGGAACATAACAACTGTTACACAAAAGGCGAGAGAGTGGTCGAAG AAAATGACCCAGTGGTGGCGCCAAATCCTGGATTTGACATATCCAATGACTTCGATGTTCAGCGGTCGCGATTTTAATCAAACCATTAAGGCAACTTTTGGAGACACCTACATCGAAGATCTTTGGTTGCCTTATTTCACAGTTACCACTGACGTAACAGCGTCTTGTATGAGACTTCACTCTCACG GCTCTCTGTGGCGGTACGTTCGTGCATCTATGTCTCTGTCCGGATATATGCCACCTCTGTGTGATCCCGTTGACGGTCATCTGCTTCTCGACGGAGGCTACACTAACAACCTTCCAG CCGACGTCATGAGAGGTCTGGGGGCCAATCACATCCTAGCCATAGACGTCGGTTCGGTAGACGATCAAGACCTCACCAATTACGGTGACGATCTGTCTGGATGGTGGCTCTTGTGGAAGCGTTGGAATCCATTCACCGAACCCGTAAAAGTACCGAATCTGCCCGACATACAGTCTAGACTAGCGTACGTGAGTTGTGTCAGACAGTTGGAA GAAGTAAAAAACAGCGACTACTGCGAATACATCCGCCCTCCCATAGACAAATACAAGACGTTGCAGTTCGGAAGTTTCGACGAGATTCGCGAAGTCGGTTACCAACACGGAAAGTCGTACTTCGAGGGGCAATTGAGGGCTGGCAACTTCCCAGTATTCAAAACGGCGCCAGTAACGAACAAGGCGGAGTCCAATCACATTTTATCGGACTACACTTTTACAGATCTAGCCCAAATGGTTTGTAAAGTTTCAAG GCCTTTCGAAGACACGTCGAGTTCGAGTTCTTCAGATGACGAGTACGAAGACGGGCATGACGGTTACGCGTCGGAGCCGACGGTTTGTTTGATGGAT AATAACATGGATAAAATGCTGCACATGCGGAGAGCAGGTGGTTCTCTTTCATTGTCTGAAAATGAAATCGAGTCTGAAGTAGAGTTCGATGTTACCCATAGGAAAAGCGAAAAAGAATTACGTTTTTCTAGTCTTTAG
- the sws gene encoding neuropathy target esterase sws isoform X5, which translates to MDVLNAVYNLNNGFQETIKSTWFGPIFQTFGSHETYQFGLQILPVFLVGLLATVISVTYFCIRKCHRKALFARQLKSEEAGTRFRKRDKALFYGRKMLRKVKNISGQVRNSGQGRKRKMVMKFAQRILQLKKETDTEQLKVLEPPVEYLQEEMLSDDRMPPDALYMLQSIRVFGHFEKPIFLKLCKHTEIINVDAGAYLFRIGDADENVYIVQSGKLNVFITSNDSTNLSLKIVKPGESVTSLLSFTDVLTGYTNPYKTVSAKAIEDSTVVKLPMAAFQEIFVEYPDIFIRVIQVIMVRLQRVTFTALHQYLGLSAELVKQGPKSKNSKNPLVTNSPMKKKREETKDSTFQSMENSSQPIPIPGHRRSKSSLESKSFSPNTPDMVADAEILNANVTPDLTNLQKKRHSVDNVDEDTLIEIAIEAFVKELGLDDDIMLKGKLEIREVAAGTYLMKEDSNKDVALVYVISGALIVSQKVTEGEEEVHMFTAYHDEFVGGLAVLTGEPSFFTIRAKHFTRIALLSKNDFYGMMKDHPTIALYVAHSVVQRLSPFVRQVDFALDWQFIESGRAVYRQDDESDSTYIVLSGRLRSVITHKNGKKELVAEYGKGDLIGVVEMVTHTKRSTTVIAVRDSELAKLPEGLFNAIKLKYPIVVTRLINLLGHRILGSWKKPSINVHASSSSAVDSRPSQMNFSTVAIVAASDDVPLTAFTYELYHCLCAIGPTKRLTSEIIRKILGPTIMDPNNEYRLTSWLAQQEDQHKISLYQCDLTVSAWTQRCIRQADCILIVGLGENHPTLGKVEKEVERLAMRTQKELVLLHREGGKPHNTVAWINMRSWVSSHHHIFSPNRMFSRKSLYRINELYSKVCQSEPNIHSDFSRLARWLTGKSVGLVLGGGGARGSAHVGMIKAIQEAGIPIDMVGGVSIGAFMGALWCRERNITTVTQKAREWSKKMTQWWRQILDLTYPMTSMFSGRDFNQTIKATFGDTYIEDLWLPYFTVTTDVTASCMRLHSHGSLWRYVRASMSLSGYMPPLCDPVDGHLLLDGGYTNNLPADVMRGLGANHILAIDVGSVDDQDLTNYGDDLSGWWLLWKRWNPFTEPVKVPNLPDIQSRLAYVSCVRQLEEVKNSDYCEYIRPPIDKYKTLQFGSFDEIREVGYQHGKSYFEGQLRAGNFPVFKTAPVTNKAESNHILSDYTFTDLAQMVCKVSRPFEDTSSSSSSDDEYEDGHDGYASEPTVCLMDVSFILLCLARLISTCFLKIFSLNFSFSYRGN; encoded by the exons ATGGATGTGCTAAATGCGGTATACAACTTAAACAATGGGTTTCAAGAAACAATCAAATCCACTTGGTTCGGACCCATCTTTCAAACTTTTGGATCGCACGAGACATACCAG TTCGGATTACAGATACTGCCAGTTTTTCTGGTCGGACTTTTAGCCACGGTAATTTCGGTGACATATTTTTGCATACGAAAATGCCACCGAAAAG CTCTTTTCGCTCGACAACTCAAGTCAGAGGAGGCGGGCACACGGTTCAGGAAACGAGACAAAGCGTTGTTTTATGGGCGAAAGATGTTACGTAAAGTCAAAAATATCTCAGGTCAAGTCAGAAATTCCGGTCAAGGTAGAAAAAGAAAGATGGTTATGAAATTTGCCCAGCGGATTTTACAACTGAAGAAGGAAACAGATACAGAGCAGTTGAAG GTTCTGGAGCCGCCTGTTGAATACttgcaagaagaaatgttgAGTGATGATAGAATGCCCCCTGACGCACTTTATATGCTTCAGAGTATAAGAGTTTTTGGACATTTTGAGAAGCCTATTTTTTTGAAGCTCTGTAAACACACTGAAATAATCAACGTTGATGCGGGCGCGTATCTGTTTAGAAtag GTGATGCTGATGAGAATGTATACATTGTTCAAAGCGGTAAACTCAACGTTTTTATAACTTCCAACGACAGCACGAATCTGTctttaaaaatagtaaaaccAGGAGAATCCGTCACTTCCTTACTAAGTTTCACAGATGTTTTAACT GGTTACACGAATCCGTACAAAACCGTTTCCGCAAAAGCAATCGAAGACTCAACAGTGGTCAAGCTTCCGATGGCCGCATTCCaagaaatttttgttgaatatcCGGACATATTCATTCGCGTGATACAAGTGATCATGGTGCGTTTGCAGCGCGTCACGTTCACAGCTTTGCATCAGTATCTTGGCCTGAGCGCTGAACTAGTCAAACAGGGACCAAAGAGTAAAAACAGTAAGAATCCATTAGTTACCAATTCGCCTATGAAGAAGAAACGCGAAGAAACGAAAGACTCGACATTCCAATCGATGGAAAACTCGTCGCAACCGATACCGATCCCGGGACACAGAAGGAGCAAATCTAGTCTAGAATCAAAATCTTTTTCGCCGAACACACCCGACATGGTGGCCGACGCAGAAATATTGAACGCAAATGTG ACCCCGGATTTAACGAATTTGCAAAAGAAAAGACATTCGGTAGACAACGTTGACGAAGACACTCTGATCGAAATCGCGATCGAAGCGTTCGTCAAAGAGCTGGGATTGGATGATGACATAATGTTGAAaggaaaattggaaattaGAGAGGTTGCCGCGGGTACTTATCTGATGAAGGAAGATTCCAACAAG GATGTGGCGCTGGTCTACGTAATATCTGGCGCTCTGATCGTATCCCAGAAAGTCACAGAGGGCGAAGAAGAAGTCCACATGTTTACAGCCTACCACGACGAATTCGTCGGAGGTCTTGCTGTACTCACAGGAGAACCTAGCTTTTTCACCATCAGAGCCAAACACTTCACGAGAATCGCCCTGCTTTCGAAGAACGATTTTTACGG CATGATGAAAGACCACCCGACGATCGCTTTGTACGTTGCACATTCGGTGGTGCAAAGATTGTCTCCTTTCGTCCGACAAGTCGATTTTGCGCTGGATTGGCAGTTTATCGAATCGGGACGTGCAGTGTACAGACAAGACGACGAAAGTGACTCCACATACATCGTACTGTCGGGTCGTTTGAGGTCCGTTATTACTCATAAAAACGGGAAAAAAGAATTGGTCGCCGAGTACGGCAAGGGTGATTTGATCGGAGTG GTGGAGATGGTGACTCACACTAAAAGGAGTACGACAGTGATCGCCGTCAGAGATTCGGAGTTGGCAAAATTACCGGAAGGCCTGTTCAACGCGATCAAATTGAAATACCCTATTGTAGTCACAAGACTGATAAACTTGTTGGGACATCGAATTTTAG GTTCCTGGAAAAAACCCAGCATAAACGTACACGCTTCCAGCAGCTCAGCTGTGGACAGCCGACCCTCACAGATGAACTTTTCAACGGTGGCTATAGTCGCCGCCTCCGACGACGTACCGTTAACGGCCTTTACGTACGAATTGTATCATTGCTTATGTGCCATCG gACCCACGAAAAGACTGACTTCTGAGATAATACGTAAAATTTTGGGTCCGACGATAATGGACCCCAACAACGAATACCGATTGACATCGTGGTTGGCCCAGCAAGAAGACCAACACAAAATTTCCTTATATCAGTGCGACTTAACAGTGAGCGCTTGGACGCAGCGGTGCATCAGACAAGCTGATTGCATATTGATAGTGGGCCTAGGCGAGAACCATCCGACTTTGGGCAAAGTGGAGAAAGAAGTGGAGAGATTGGCGATGAGGACACAGAAGGAACTGGTTCTGTTGCACCGAGAAGGCGGCAAACCTCACAACACCGTTGCTTGGATCAACATGAGGAGTTGGGTGTCTTCGCATCACCACATCTTCAGTCCTAACCGTATGTTTTCGAGAAAGTCGCTGTACAGGATA AACGAGCTTTATTCTAAAGTGTGTCAGTCTGAACCCAACATCCATTCGGACTTTTCCCGGTTAGCGAGATGGTTAACGGGCAAATCAGTCGGCCTGGTTTTGGGTGGCGGTGGAGCTAGAGGTTCCGCACATGTGGGTATGATCAAGGCTATCCAAGAAGCTGGCATACCGATCGACATGGTGGGCGGAGTCAGCATAGGAGCGTTCATGGGAGCGCTTTGGTGCCGCGAAAGGAACATAACAACTGTTACACAAAAGGCGAGAGAGTGGTCGAAG AAAATGACCCAGTGGTGGCGCCAAATCCTGGATTTGACATATCCAATGACTTCGATGTTCAGCGGTCGCGATTTTAATCAAACCATTAAGGCAACTTTTGGAGACACCTACATCGAAGATCTTTGGTTGCCTTATTTCACAGTTACCACTGACGTAACAGCGTCTTGTATGAGACTTCACTCTCACG GCTCTCTGTGGCGGTACGTTCGTGCATCTATGTCTCTGTCCGGATATATGCCACCTCTGTGTGATCCCGTTGACGGTCATCTGCTTCTCGACGGAGGCTACACTAACAACCTTCCAG CCGACGTCATGAGAGGTCTGGGGGCCAATCACATCCTAGCCATAGACGTCGGTTCGGTAGACGATCAAGACCTCACCAATTACGGTGACGATCTGTCTGGATGGTGGCTCTTGTGGAAGCGTTGGAATCCATTCACCGAACCCGTAAAAGTACCGAATCTGCCCGACATACAGTCTAGACTAGCGTACGTGAGTTGTGTCAGACAGTTGGAA GAAGTAAAAAACAGCGACTACTGCGAATACATCCGCCCTCCCATAGACAAATACAAGACGTTGCAGTTCGGAAGTTTCGACGAGATTCGCGAAGTCGGTTACCAACACGGAAAGTCGTACTTCGAGGGGCAATTGAGGGCTGGCAACTTCCCAGTATTCAAAACGGCGCCAGTAACGAACAAGGCGGAGTCCAATCACATTTTATCGGACTACACTTTTACAGATCTAGCCCAAATGGTTTGTAAAGTTTCAAG GCCTTTCGAAGACACGTCGAGTTCGAGTTCTTCAGATGACGAGTACGAAGACGGGCATGACGGTTACGCGTCGGAGCCGACGGTTTGTTTGATGGATGtaagtttcattttgttgTGTCTGGCACGATTAATTTCtacttgttttttaaaaatattttcacttaATTTTTCCTTTAGTTACCGCGGCAACTAA